A single region of the Candidatus Protochlamydia amoebophila UWE25 genome encodes:
- the argS gene encoding arginine--tRNA ligase, whose amino-acid sequence MNTLLSVLANLFQQATANAFPDLSVLDPNFQPEITPSTQEKFGHYQFNSAMKLAKLLKKNPRQVAEAIVNQLTDSLPPLSKIEIAGPGFINMTFSTDFLSKNLDILLRDAHFGIPFPEKPEKIIIDFSSPNVAKEMHVGHLRSTVIGDSLARLFEFLGHHVIRLNHLGDWGTAFGMLIAYMKEEAPNVLSGEQKTDLTHLVSWYRSSKKKFDEEPEFKRRAQLEVVALQQGEQKAREAWQMICEISQKAYQEIYQLLDVKIIDRGESFYNPFLPNIVSDLEKKGLVKISDGAKCIFLEGFQNREGENLPLMIQKSDGGYNYDTTDMAAIYHRIYHEKGDRLIYITDAGQATHFQMIFKAAEKAKYLDTTQIRVDHVPFGLVLGTDGKKFRTRSGETEKLIDLLRTAINCADKILSEKNPEMEESERRHLAKSLGIGAIKYADLSCNRVGDYTFSYDRMLRFEGNTAAFLMYAYVRIAGIKRRLKANLPAVLENTHINLEHSTEIELGLHILRFHETLNLMANDLLPNRLTDYLYTLAEKFNAFFRDCRVEGTPQQNTRLLLCEATAKVLKQGLTILGLTTVDKM is encoded by the coding sequence ATGAATACTCTTTTATCAGTTTTAGCAAATCTTTTTCAACAAGCCACAGCTAATGCGTTTCCAGATCTTTCTGTTTTGGATCCCAATTTTCAACCTGAAATCACTCCAAGTACTCAAGAAAAATTTGGCCATTATCAATTTAATTCCGCGATGAAGCTCGCTAAGCTTCTTAAAAAAAATCCTAGACAAGTTGCAGAAGCTATTGTCAATCAATTAACCGACTCTTTGCCCCCCCTATCAAAAATCGAAATTGCGGGGCCTGGTTTTATTAACATGACTTTTTCGACAGATTTTCTTTCTAAGAATCTCGATATTTTATTACGAGATGCTCATTTTGGAATTCCTTTTCCCGAAAAACCAGAAAAAATTATTATTGATTTTTCTTCTCCCAATGTTGCCAAAGAAATGCATGTGGGACATCTTCGCTCAACAGTTATTGGAGATAGCCTCGCACGTCTATTTGAATTTCTGGGTCATCATGTTATTCGCCTCAATCACTTAGGAGATTGGGGAACAGCATTTGGAATGCTAATTGCCTATATGAAAGAAGAAGCTCCTAATGTTTTGTCCGGAGAACAAAAGACAGACTTGACTCATTTAGTGAGCTGGTATCGCTCTTCCAAAAAAAAATTTGATGAAGAACCCGAATTTAAACGTCGTGCACAACTTGAAGTAGTAGCATTGCAACAAGGTGAACAAAAAGCTCGGGAAGCTTGGCAAATGATTTGCGAAATCTCCCAAAAAGCCTACCAAGAAATCTATCAACTTTTAGATGTCAAAATCATAGATCGAGGTGAATCGTTTTACAATCCTTTTTTACCAAACATCGTCTCTGATTTAGAAAAAAAGGGATTAGTTAAAATTTCTGATGGGGCAAAATGTATTTTCTTAGAAGGGTTTCAAAATCGTGAAGGCGAAAATCTTCCTTTGATGATTCAAAAATCTGATGGGGGCTATAATTATGACACAACGGACATGGCGGCCATTTATCACCGCATTTATCATGAAAAAGGAGATCGCTTAATTTACATCACTGACGCTGGGCAAGCTACCCATTTTCAAATGATTTTTAAAGCCGCCGAAAAGGCGAAGTATCTTGACACAACACAAATTCGAGTTGACCATGTCCCCTTTGGATTGGTTTTAGGAACAGATGGCAAGAAATTTAGAACTCGCTCTGGAGAAACTGAAAAATTAATCGATCTTCTTAGGACAGCTATTAATTGCGCGGATAAAATTTTAAGTGAAAAAAATCCAGAAATGGAAGAATCGGAGAGACGTCATCTAGCCAAATCACTTGGAATCGGAGCTATTAAATACGCGGATTTGTCTTGTAATCGCGTTGGAGATTATACATTTAGTTACGATAGAATGCTTCGTTTTGAAGGAAATACGGCAGCTTTCTTAATGTATGCTTATGTGCGGATTGCTGGGATCAAACGTCGACTCAAAGCAAATCTTCCTGCTGTTTTAGAAAACACGCATATAAACTTAGAACACTCGACGGAAATTGAATTAGGGCTCCATATACTACGTTTTCATGAAACACTAAATTTAATGGCTAATGATTTACTTCCTAATCGTTTAACAGATTATCTTTATACACTCGCAGAGAAATTCAATGCTTTTTTTAGAGATTGTCGCGTGGAAGGGACCCCTCAGCAAAACACACGCCTACTTTTATGCGAAGCTACTGCCAAAGTTCTCAAACAAGGATTAACCATTCTTGGATTGACAACAGTTGATAAAATGTAG
- a CDS encoding AAA family ATPase, with translation MKKILLVISFLAVSLIKAENLSITTEEKELTLSLQEIDHLQAWWPWSSTPKVVNPKPLSPFNVLELENNLREKVIGQSQAVKNTANALLCYYAGINDPNKPIASFLYVGPTGVGKTELAKELARQLFQDETKLLRFDMSEYESQVGINRLIGVPNGYKDSEHGGLLSNAILANPHAVVLLDEIEKADPKVRALFLHIFDEGYFTSGVGELVDCRNCVFIATTNLASQAILNIHPFSYEKALDTIEIYLINALTPEFYNRIEPVIFQGLDREMMKEIAQIKLNQLAQNILKQKKVKVYFDEFVVDYIQTKGYHPALGARPMQRLIKNELTPLIAKTILHAQYLPGDVMHISYLESELIISRLAESEANEILSTNP, from the coding sequence ATGAAAAAGATTCTTTTAGTAATTAGCTTTTTAGCTGTCTCTTTAATTAAAGCAGAAAATTTATCCATAACCACTGAAGAGAAAGAACTAACTTTATCTTTACAAGAAATTGATCATTTACAAGCTTGGTGGCCTTGGTCAAGTACACCTAAAGTCGTCAATCCTAAACCTTTATCTCCTTTTAACGTATTAGAACTAGAAAATAATTTAAGAGAAAAAGTGATTGGGCAGTCGCAAGCTGTTAAAAATACGGCTAATGCATTATTGTGTTATTATGCAGGAATTAATGATCCAAATAAACCTATTGCTTCGTTTTTGTATGTAGGTCCGACGGGAGTGGGTAAAACAGAGCTTGCTAAAGAGCTTGCACGACAGCTTTTTCAGGATGAAACTAAATTACTTCGTTTTGATATGTCAGAATACGAATCTCAGGTAGGAATTAATCGATTAATAGGGGTTCCTAATGGTTATAAAGATTCTGAACACGGAGGGCTTCTTTCTAATGCAATCTTAGCGAACCCTCATGCTGTTGTTTTACTAGATGAAATTGAAAAAGCTGATCCAAAAGTAAGAGCTCTATTTCTACATATATTTGACGAAGGTTATTTTACGAGTGGTGTCGGCGAATTGGTTGATTGTCGCAATTGTGTGTTTATTGCTACAACAAACCTTGCCAGCCAAGCCATCTTAAATATTCATCCTTTTTCTTATGAGAAAGCCCTTGATACAATTGAGATTTATCTCATTAATGCTTTGACTCCAGAATTTTACAATCGAATTGAACCAGTCATTTTTCAAGGGTTAGATCGGGAAATGATGAAAGAAATAGCCCAAATTAAGTTAAATCAATTAGCGCAAAATATTTTAAAACAAAAAAAAGTTAAAGTTTATTTTGATGAATTCGTTGTAGACTATATTCAAACAAAGGGATATCATCCTGCGCTGGGCGCAAGACCTATGCAAAGATTGATTAAAAATGAATTAACACCATTAATAGCAAAAACAATTTTGCATGCTCAGTATTTACCTGGTGATGTGATGCATATCTCTTATTTAGAGTCAGAATTGATTATCAGTCGGCTCGCAGAATCAGAAGCTAACGAAATTTTGAGTACTAATCCTTAA
- a CDS encoding DUF2709 domain-containing protein: MTKVVITDEQKKMLEQFLDENRPAELINTYLHFIESKFQLQPVLFPKDKIIYQSAEDCIKNLEREGKLWHETEIKIGFGHASVNEETKKVYICPFTGKVFGDNTHPNPQDAIYDWVSKCPENTERIGGLRVKRFFVSEDPEVIKSYIDKTKSRRDAIKKVVYSSVLSGKLFNSKEAVIEDFKRNYLKKLSLVEVQIQNKFKIEDHFLAFIQKHLVEDKIASFVEALAEFDEFLPYVERWVEAED; this comes from the coding sequence ATGACAAAAGTTGTTATAACTGATGAACAAAAAAAAATGTTAGAACAATTTCTCGATGAAAATCGCCCAGCTGAATTAATCAATACCTATCTGCATTTTATTGAGAGCAAATTCCAACTACAACCCGTACTTTTTCCTAAAGATAAAATTATCTATCAAAGTGCGGAAGATTGTATCAAAAACCTAGAAAGGGAAGGAAAACTTTGGCATGAAACAGAAATTAAAATTGGTTTTGGTCATGCAAGTGTTAATGAGGAAACTAAAAAAGTTTACATTTGCCCATTCACGGGAAAAGTATTTGGAGATAACACGCATCCAAACCCTCAAGATGCTATTTACGATTGGGTATCTAAATGTCCAGAAAATACTGAAAGGATTGGCGGTTTGAGAGTCAAACGTTTCTTTGTTTCAGAAGATCCAGAGGTCATCAAAAGTTATATCGATAAAACTAAATCACGCAGAGATGCCATTAAGAAAGTTGTTTACTCTTCGGTTTTAAGTGGGAAACTCTTCAATAGTAAAGAAGCTGTGATCGAAGACTTTAAACGAAATTATTTGAAAAAATTGTCTTTAGTCGAAGTACAAATTCAAAATAAATTTAAAATTGAGGATCACTTTTTGGCCTTTATTCAAAAACATTTAGTAGAAGATAAAATCGCATCATTTGTGGAAGCATTAGCGGAGTTTGATGAATTTCTGCCATACGTTGAGCGTTGGGTAGAAGCAGAAGATTAA
- the tsaE gene encoding tRNA (adenosine(37)-N6)-threonylcarbamoyltransferase complex ATPase subunit type 1 TsaE, whose product MSTLIHYYSNSAEETQEVGFNFGLTLPANSVICFFGDLAAGKTTFIKGLVAGASQLDPNIVQSPTFSYLHIYEGKQIVYHFDLYRLKDVDEFLSMGFDEYFESGGICCVEWSERIHSILPPNCLFVILTHQTENRREIKIIEKDTK is encoded by the coding sequence ATGTCTACATTAATACACTATTATTCAAATTCTGCTGAAGAAACACAAGAAGTTGGATTTAATTTTGGTTTAACATTGCCCGCCAACTCTGTCATCTGTTTTTTTGGTGATCTAGCTGCTGGCAAAACAACTTTTATTAAAGGTTTGGTTGCAGGAGCATCTCAACTTGATCCAAATATTGTGCAAAGTCCAACTTTTTCTTATCTTCACATTTATGAGGGAAAGCAAATTGTTTACCACTTTGATTTATATCGCTTGAAAGATGTAGATGAGTTTCTGAGCATGGGATTTGATGAATATTTTGAATCTGGCGGAATTTGTTGTGTGGAATGGTCTGAACGAATTCATTCGATACTCCCTCCTAATTGCTTATTTGTGATATTAACTCATCAAACAGAGAACCGCAGAGAAATTAAGATTATTGAGAAGGATACAAAATGA
- the yihA gene encoding ribosome biogenesis GTP-binding protein YihA/YsxC — translation MKKAVQAKFIKTAILNKDYPIIRSPSGDILPEVAVVGRSNVGKSSLLNHLFEAKHLVKTSATPGKTQALNFFSLNDQIAFADLPGYGYAKVPPSVRKEWGPMVRSYLESRESLKLILFLLDIRRIPNEEDIQFLEWVLYHEKALILVLTKIDKVNQKELRLNTTKILDTLSLMNLHHLYYSVPKNRGRKELMIMIQDALNDEDKQE, via the coding sequence ATGAAAAAGGCGGTTCAGGCTAAGTTTATTAAAACTGCTATTTTGAATAAAGATTATCCTATAATCCGTTCTCCGTCTGGTGATATTCTTCCCGAAGTCGCAGTTGTAGGAAGATCAAATGTAGGAAAATCTAGCCTACTCAATCATTTATTTGAAGCTAAGCATCTAGTGAAAACTTCTGCCACACCTGGTAAAACGCAAGCTTTAAATTTTTTTAGCTTAAATGATCAGATTGCTTTCGCTGATTTGCCCGGTTATGGCTATGCTAAAGTGCCTCCTTCTGTTAGAAAAGAATGGGGACCCATGGTTCGCTCCTATTTGGAAAGTCGGGAAAGTTTAAAACTTATTTTATTTTTGTTGGATATTAGACGCATTCCTAATGAAGAAGACATTCAATTTTTAGAGTGGGTTCTTTATCACGAGAAAGCTCTTATATTAGTTTTAACGAAAATTGATAAAGTTAATCAGAAAGAATTAAGGCTCAATACGACAAAAATCTTAGATACGCTAAGTTTAATGAATTTACACCACCTTTATTATTCAGTCCCTAAAAATCGGGGTAGAAAAGAGCTCATGATAATGATTCAAGATGCTTTGAATGATGAAGATAAACAAGAATAG
- a CDS encoding putative quorum-sensing-regulated virulence factor: MPDIEKNKFICIDCETTGLDPQQDRIIEVAVMCFDGNQVYAQMESLINPECPIPETSIAIHHITQDMVKDKPTINHVLPQILELISDHIIIGHGVGFDIEILAVAAERHGIPCKIRKNRFLDTLRMARLYGESPVNSLEYLRKHFNIPLEGAHRAMSDVIVNKEVFKHLSKRYRTTEQLFEVLSKPILMNTMPLGKHKGRLLKEIPLQYLQWVCNKDFDQDLLFSVRTELKRRKHGNQFNQSSNPFLKL; encoded by the coding sequence ATGCCCGATATAGAAAAAAATAAATTTATTTGCATTGATTGTGAAACAACTGGTTTAGATCCTCAACAAGATCGTATTATTGAAGTAGCTGTCATGTGTTTTGACGGGAACCAAGTTTATGCACAAATGGAAAGCCTTATTAATCCTGAATGTCCGATACCTGAAACGTCTATAGCTATTCATCATATTACTCAAGATATGGTAAAAGATAAACCGACAATTAATCATGTTCTACCGCAAATTTTAGAATTGATTAGCGATCATATTATTATTGGTCATGGTGTAGGATTTGATATTGAAATTCTGGCAGTTGCAGCGGAAAGGCATGGCATCCCTTGCAAAATCAGAAAAAATCGATTTTTAGATACTTTAAGAATGGCCCGACTTTATGGAGAAAGCCCTGTTAATTCTCTTGAATATTTACGCAAGCACTTTAATATTCCGCTTGAAGGAGCTCATCGTGCCATGAGTGACGTAATTGTCAATAAAGAAGTATTTAAACATTTATCGAAGCGTTATCGAACTACAGAACAACTTTTTGAAGTTTTATCAAAGCCAATTTTGATGAACACAATGCCTCTTGGTAAACATAAAGGACGGCTTCTTAAAGAAATTCCCTTGCAATATTTACAATGGGTTTGCAATAAAGATTTTGATCAAGATTTGCTTTTTTCTGTACGAACCGAGTTAAAAAGACGTAAACATGGAAATCAGTTTAATCAATCCAGTAATCCTTTCTTAAAACTTTAA
- the pdxS gene encoding pyridoxal 5'-phosphate synthase lyase subunit PdxS has product MGQFNQTEKGSFEIKVALAEMLKGGVIMDVTNSEQAKIAEDAGAVAVMALERIPSDIRVQGGIARMSNPELIQKIQETVSIPVMAKCRIGHFVEAQILESLQVDFIDESEVLTPADEENHIDKHIFKVPFVCGCRDLGEALRRIGEGAAMIRTKGEAGTGNVVEAVRHMRAINREIRHLMLMDSSELMAEAKRLGAPFHLVQMVAKSGVLPVPNFAAGGIATPADAALMMQLGAQSVFVGSGIFKSEDPAKRARAIVGATTFFQNPEKLAQFSMDLLDAMKGIDIRQLKREDLMAQRGW; this is encoded by the coding sequence ATGGGACAATTTAATCAAACTGAAAAAGGATCATTTGAAATTAAAGTTGCCTTGGCAGAGATGTTGAAAGGAGGAGTGATCATGGATGTCACGAACTCAGAGCAAGCTAAAATTGCAGAGGATGCTGGGGCGGTTGCCGTTATGGCTTTAGAAAGAATTCCGTCTGATATTCGTGTTCAGGGCGGAATCGCCCGCATGTCAAATCCTGAACTTATCCAGAAAATTCAAGAAACAGTTTCGATACCTGTTATGGCTAAATGTCGAATTGGACATTTTGTAGAAGCACAAATTTTAGAGTCATTACAAGTTGATTTTATTGATGAAAGCGAAGTTTTAACGCCTGCTGATGAAGAAAACCATATCGATAAACATATTTTTAAAGTTCCCTTTGTTTGTGGTTGTCGAGATTTAGGGGAAGCTTTAAGAAGAATTGGTGAAGGGGCTGCAATGATTCGAACGAAAGGGGAAGCCGGCACAGGAAATGTTGTCGAAGCTGTTCGACATATGCGGGCCATTAATCGAGAAATCAGGCATTTAATGCTGATGGATTCTTCGGAACTCATGGCAGAAGCTAAACGATTAGGTGCCCCCTTTCATTTAGTCCAAATGGTTGCAAAATCTGGTGTGCTCCCTGTGCCTAATTTCGCTGCAGGTGGAATTGCCACTCCAGCAGATGCTGCTTTGATGATGCAATTAGGGGCACAATCTGTTTTTGTAGGATCGGGAATTTTTAAATCAGAAGATCCTGCAAAAAGAGCTCGTGCAATAGTCGGGGCCACCACATTTTTTCAAAATCCTGAAAAATTAGCTCAATTTTCGATGGATCTTCTTGATGCGATGAAAGGGATTGATATTAGACAACTTAAACGAGAAGATTTGATGGCTCAAAGAGGTTGGTAG
- the pdxT gene encoding pyridoxal 5'-phosphate synthase glutaminase subunit PdxT, which translates to MLIGILALQGDFFKHQEMLHSLGIETIQVKTRNELDFCDALIIPGGESTVMMRQLETTNLKELLVHFAIHKPVFGTCAGLILMSSHVQNSAMMPLGLLHIAVERNAFGRQVDSFQVDVSVYLKPGDEICFPAFFIRAPRIRTSETPVQILASYEGEPILVRQGHHLGASFHPELTVNPSIHLYFLEMVKENLENHKK; encoded by the coding sequence ATGCTGATAGGTATATTAGCATTACAGGGAGATTTCTTTAAACATCAAGAAATGCTTCATTCTCTTGGTATAGAAACGATCCAAGTTAAAACTCGAAATGAGTTAGATTTTTGTGATGCTCTTATTATTCCTGGTGGGGAATCTACTGTGATGATGCGACAACTTGAAACAACAAATCTTAAAGAGCTATTAGTTCATTTTGCGATCCATAAACCTGTTTTTGGAACTTGTGCTGGCCTTATTTTAATGTCTTCTCACGTTCAAAATTCTGCAATGATGCCGCTTGGACTGTTACATATTGCTGTCGAACGAAATGCGTTTGGGCGGCAAGTCGATTCTTTTCAAGTGGATGTGTCTGTTTATTTAAAACCAGGAGACGAAATATGTTTTCCTGCTTTTTTTATTCGAGCTCCACGTATTCGAACAAGTGAAACTCCCGTGCAAATTCTTGCTTCTTATGAAGGGGAGCCTATTTTGGTTCGGCAAGGGCATCATTTAGGAGCATCGTTTCATCCGGAGTTAACAGTCAACCCTTCTATTCATCTTTATTTTCTTGAAATGGTCAAAGAAAACTTAGAAAATCATAAGAAATAG
- a CDS encoding phosphoglycerate kinase: protein MRVKDKLSIRDLNLKDKKALIRVDFNVPLEKGLITDDSRIQASLPTIQYVLDQEGAVILMSHLGRPKGLFDSKFSLAPCAKRLSELLNKPVKMAADCCGLDVEQMVRQLKSGEVLLLENLRFHKGEERPDDEPNFTSALSELGDVYINDAFGTAHRAHASTTKIAKFFPNRAAAGLLLEKEISYLGCALTNPKRPFCAVLGGAKISTKFKVIEALQSKADVLLIGGAMAFTFFKSEGIPIGDSLYESEFVAVARELLGVETQSRCRLLLPIDLVIAKKMDESFTETRIISVKEGIPDGYQGVDIGPDTIKLYQEELNRAATIFWNGPLGVFEVPAFSKGTQTIAQTLAVVNAITIVGGGDSLAAIEQAGVSKQINHLSTGGGASLEYIEFGQLPGIEALSDK from the coding sequence GTGAGGGTGAAGGATAAATTATCGATTCGCGATTTAAATTTGAAAGACAAGAAAGCCTTAATTCGTGTCGATTTTAACGTCCCTTTAGAAAAAGGTTTGATTACAGATGATAGTCGTATTCAAGCCTCTCTTCCCACAATTCAATATGTTTTAGATCAAGAAGGAGCCGTTATTTTGATGAGCCATCTCGGTCGTCCTAAAGGTTTGTTTGATTCTAAATTTTCGTTGGCTCCTTGTGCTAAACGTTTATCAGAATTATTAAATAAGCCTGTAAAAATGGCTGCAGATTGTTGTGGATTAGACGTTGAACAGATGGTTCGTCAGCTAAAATCAGGAGAAGTTTTATTGCTTGAAAATTTACGTTTTCACAAAGGCGAAGAAAGGCCTGATGATGAACCTAATTTTACAAGTGCTTTGTCAGAGTTGGGAGATGTTTATATCAATGATGCTTTTGGAACTGCTCATCGTGCTCATGCTTCGACAACAAAAATTGCAAAATTTTTTCCCAATCGTGCAGCAGCGGGTTTGTTACTTGAAAAGGAAATTTCTTATCTAGGTTGTGCTTTAACGAATCCTAAACGTCCTTTTTGTGCAGTGTTAGGAGGTGCAAAAATTTCCACAAAGTTTAAAGTCATCGAAGCTTTACAGTCTAAAGCAGATGTTTTATTAATAGGGGGAGCGATGGCTTTCACTTTTTTCAAATCTGAAGGAATACCTATTGGGGATTCGCTTTACGAAAGCGAATTCGTTGCTGTCGCTCGTGAATTGTTAGGTGTTGAGACACAGTCTCGCTGCCGCCTTTTACTACCCATAGACTTGGTCATTGCTAAAAAAATGGATGAATCCTTCACTGAAACGAGAATTATTTCAGTTAAAGAAGGAATTCCTGATGGGTATCAAGGGGTAGATATTGGGCCAGACACTATTAAACTTTATCAAGAAGAATTGAACAGAGCAGCTACGATTTTTTGGAACGGCCCTTTAGGAGTATTTGAAGTTCCTGCTTTTTCTAAAGGGACTCAAACTATTGCTCAAACTCTTGCTGTTGTCAACGCGATTACTATTGTTGGGGGAGGGGATTCCTTAGCTGCTATAGAACAAGCTGGGGTTTCTAAACAAATAAACCATCTTTCAACTGGAGGGGGTGCCTCTTTAGAATATATAGAATTTGGGCAATTACCTGGGATTGAAGCTCTATCAGATAAATAA
- a CDS encoding NTP/NDP exchange transporter has product MSQTPTGSREFSPWRSNLWPVHRYELKKLIPMLLIFFFISFDYNILRTLKDSLLITAKSSGAEVIPFVKVWAMFPGAILMTLLFTWLSNRLSREIVFYLITSLFLSYFFIFTFILYPIRDIIHPHATADYLETILPIGFKGLVAMFRYWTFTIFYVMSELWGSTVLFVLFWGFANQVTKISEAKRFYGLFGVGANLSGIFAGQASVYCCQFNKQNDLGILGSDPWYQSLVMMVSLILLSGALVLALFRWMNVEVLTDKRFYDPSSVKTEGEAKGKLSLKQSFSYLLRSNYLLCIALIVISYNLVINLTEVLWKHQVRELYPDPNDYTLYMNHIVSIIGVVATLSSLFVSGNAIRKFGWTTTALITPIILAVTSLGFFSFFFLKKASPEIFLSFSGVTPLVLVVFFGTAQNILSRGAKYSVFDATKEMSFVPLNPESKLVGKAAIDGVCSRLGKSGGSVVHQSLLLLFSTINASAPYVAIVLFAVILVWAMAIRVLGKQFNELTSQVENNETSGTLMTPIRAVNILSDTILKEQKAV; this is encoded by the coding sequence ATGTCACAGACACCAACAGGGTCCCGTGAATTTAGTCCATGGCGGAGCAATCTTTGGCCCGTTCATCGCTATGAGCTTAAAAAACTCATCCCAATGTTGTTAATATTCTTTTTTATTTCTTTTGATTACAACATATTACGTACTTTAAAAGACTCACTACTTATAACTGCAAAATCTTCAGGTGCTGAGGTCATTCCTTTTGTAAAGGTTTGGGCTATGTTCCCTGGAGCTATTTTAATGACCCTTTTGTTCACTTGGTTGTCTAATCGCCTGTCAAGAGAAATCGTTTTTTACCTTATCACTTCTCTTTTTTTATCTTATTTTTTTATTTTCACTTTTATTCTCTATCCTATTCGAGATATTATCCATCCTCACGCAACTGCTGACTATCTTGAAACAATTTTACCGATTGGATTTAAAGGGCTAGTTGCGATGTTTCGTTACTGGACTTTTACTATTTTCTATGTGATGTCAGAACTTTGGGGAAGTACTGTTTTATTTGTCTTATTTTGGGGTTTTGCTAATCAAGTGACTAAAATTAGTGAGGCAAAAAGATTTTACGGTCTGTTTGGGGTAGGTGCTAATCTTTCGGGTATTTTCGCAGGACAAGCTTCTGTGTACTGTTGTCAATTTAATAAGCAGAACGATTTGGGAATCCTTGGTAGTGATCCATGGTATCAATCATTAGTGATGATGGTTTCTTTAATTTTATTATCGGGTGCTTTAGTTTTAGCTTTATTTCGTTGGATGAATGTAGAAGTCTTAACCGATAAACGTTTTTATGATCCTTCTTCGGTTAAAACAGAAGGAGAAGCTAAAGGTAAGCTTTCTCTAAAGCAAAGCTTTTCCTATCTTCTTCGCTCTAATTACTTACTTTGTATTGCTCTTATTGTTATTTCTTATAACCTAGTTATTAACCTCACAGAAGTTTTATGGAAACATCAAGTCCGAGAGCTATATCCTGATCCTAATGATTATACTTTATATATGAATCATATCGTATCCATTATTGGGGTAGTAGCGACCTTAAGTTCCCTTTTCGTATCAGGAAATGCGATTCGCAAATTTGGGTGGACCACTACTGCTTTAATTACACCTATCATTTTAGCTGTAACAAGTTTGGGCTTTTTCTCCTTTTTCTTCCTTAAAAAGGCATCTCCCGAAATTTTCTTATCTTTTTCCGGAGTAACTCCTTTGGTTTTAGTGGTTTTCTTTGGAACTGCTCAAAACATATTGAGTCGAGGAGCTAAATACTCTGTATTTGATGCCACTAAAGAAATGAGTTTTGTTCCTTTAAATCCTGAATCCAAACTCGTTGGAAAAGCGGCGATTGATGGAGTTTGTTCTCGCCTCGGAAAATCGGGTGGATCTGTGGTTCATCAGAGCCTTCTACTTTTGTTTTCTACAATTAATGCAAGTGCCCCTTATGTAGCTATCGTCTTGTTCGCCGTAATTCTAGTCTGGGCAATGGCAATTCGCGTTTTAGGTAAACAATTTAATGAATTGACAAGTCAGGTAGAAAACAATGAAACTTCTGGGACATTGATGACTCCTATTCGAGCTGTTAATATTCTTTCAGACACAATTTTGAAAGAACAGAAAGCTGTATAA